From Candidatus Hydrogenedentota bacterium:
GGGACTGAGGCCGGGTGGCAGCTGCGATACGCGGTCCGCCGTTGCCGATGCCTGCCGTTCCTGGATGCGCGCGGCCGCGTCTTTGCAGGCGCTGACGTACGCTTCGCGGTGGTCATGGCTGGCGCGCTCATACACGCGGAAGGCGAATTCGACCGCGACGGCCAAGGCTATTGTCCACAGGAGCGCGACGACGGCACTAAACACGATGCGGCGGTAACGAAACGGTTTCATGGCAATCTCGCCCGCCACCGCTCGTACTCGGCAAGAACGTCTTCCCGGCCTGCGAAGGGTTTGTAGACCATGCGCGCGCGGAACCGGTACGTCTGGTCAATCTTCGGTTCGCGAATGATGAACTGCCAGTCCCACGCGGGATAGCGCGGGTCGCCGCCCCAGTTGTACAAGGCAAAGCGGATGCTCTCCGCCTGATCGAACATCATGATGAAGGCCATGTCGTCGTTCGTGGTGTCCGGCAGGCCGTCTGCGTCGACGAGGCCGTAATAAAACGGATGAAGAAACTGCTTGTCGGGGTCCGCAATCGTATTGAAGTCTACCGTTTCGTCGTAGGGCAGTGGCGGCGCGCCGCGAAACGCCACTTGCCCCGTCTCAAACGTGCCGTCAGGACGGTCCACCCCGAACATGGTCCAGCCTTCCTTGCCGCCATCCACGCCGATGAAGTGTATTTCACGCCCGCGCGTGAACTGCATGTAACTGGCCCACATCGCAATGACCCAGCCATGTTTGAAATGTTCTTTCCGCGGCGTGATTGCCGTCTCGATATCAATCGCGTTGGCTCCGCTCAGGTAATAGCGTGCTTCACAGTCGAGGTCCCACGTCGATTGCGCCGCGGGCCACGTGACGCTGACACCCCCGGGCAGGAAATACGCCACGCGCATCGGGTCGCGGCGCGGCGTATCGATCATGCGCCATGCGTCTTCCACCGTCCCGTTGAAAACGTGTTCGAAATTGAGACCGATGAAGCCGAAGATCTGTCTGTCCGGAAAGCGTTCGTGACTGAGGCGCGAAAAACCCGCGCCGAAAGGCGTGTGCAGGAAGTGAGGCGATGAGAACCAGCCGGTAATTCCGCCGCCGCTCAGAAACCCGTGCACGCCCACGCCGTTTTCGGCTTCTGCGTCGAAACACACACCCCCCGCGCCCGACGCCTCCGGGGAGTGCGGCATATCCGCGTCCGCACCGTCCTTGCGGAAGACGGCTCCGACCGTCCGGTCCGCATCCAGGATTGCGGCGGCGCACGGCGCGGCAGTTGCGGCGAGGTCGCCTGTCCACGCCGCGAAAGCGCTGCCAAATCCCGGCGCGGCTTCCAAGGCGACGGTCGTGCCCGCGGGATAGCGGTACCGGCCTGGCGCGAGCGGCAAGACCCAGCCGCGTCCGTCGCCTTCCGGCGGAGTCACCGTGAGGACCCGCGTGTCCGCTCCCTCGGCTGTGGCAAGGTTTGCGGCCAGTTCCTTGTCGCCATCCATAACAGCGCGGAAGGTCGATCCATTGCCCGGGACATCGCCCGACCAGCCCGAGACTTGGGGCTCCGCCGCGGGTTGCGGAGCGAGCGCGTAAAGCACGGTGTCTCCGTGCAGGAATTCCGCCGTGTGGACCCGTTCCCGCGATGCGCCGGACACGTCAGATTGGGCAAAAACAGTCAGACGATGGAAGGGACGGTGGAAATTCGCGGTGATCTGGCGGGGACGGTCCGTCTCAACCACCATCTCGGGAGACTTGGCGTCCACGCCTTCCGGCAGGTCGCCGGTCCATTCGGAGAACGTCGAGTTCGCGTCCGGCGTTGCGGTTAAGGTGACGCGCTGCTCGCATCCCAGGTCGTGCTTGATACCCGGCCACCACGTTGAGGGCGGGTCCGTGACTCCATTGCCCGCTCCCGCTTTGCAGAGCGTGAGGAGACAAGACACGAACACAGGCCGCACCAGCGTGTCCTGTTGCGCCCGCAAAATCAGCACCGGGTCTTCGCCCAAATGCGCGCCTGTGCCGTCTTCCCAGCGGGAAAATGCCCAGCCCACGAAGGTTTCGGACTCGATGCGCAGCGTAGCCCCGTGCGCGACGGCATAGCCGCCCTGTTCCGGCCACGAACGGCCGCCGAATGGGGGCGCCTCGATTGTGATGCGGCACGGTTCCGGATCGAACAAGGCTCTTATGTGGGCATTCTCCTCAATAGGGCCCGAGACTAACGGGCTGAAGGCGACGATAGCCTCGGTGCCGTCCGGCTCCGTGGCAGACCAGCCGCCGAAACGCATCCCTTCTCCCGGCACGGCGCGCATGCGCAGTTCTGCACCCGGCCGGCAATAATAAACGCCCGGCGGGGGAATGGTTGCGCCGGTCCCAGGGCCGCCGACACCTACTTCGACGCGATATACGTTGTCCTCTCGGAAGACCGCCGTGACAGTCTTCGGTCCGTCCATGCGTATCGCCGTGCAGGGGCCCGCGCTGTGCGTGTCTCCCGTCCATGCGACGAATGCGGATGCACCGCGCGGAGCCGCGTCGAGGTACACGACCGCGCCAACGGGATAGGGGTGGTCTCCGGGAGGCGGCGTCACGTCGCCGTCCCCTTCCACGCGCACGCGCAGTTCATTCGTGACTGTCTCCGGCACTGTTGACTCGGAATGAGCCGTCACCGTGCAACAACATGCGAGCAGGGTCAAGAGACAGGAGACCGTCCCCATAAAACGGAGGGAACACACCATACGCTTTGCCTCATGCGCGTCACCAGAACCAGCGGCGACAGTCTGCATCAGTCCGCGCAGGATACGCAAATGGTTTTGCGCCGTCCAGGCCGGCGCCGCGGCTGCGGCGATGAAGACGCCTCTTCTCTCCCCAATTCCGGCGCGGAACTCTTGTGCTTTCCATGGTTTCGCTCCTTCTTGCCCCTTTCAGACGGTTGCCGCGCGAGGGACCTTGACAGGAGGGTTAGGAGTGGCATAGAATGTTAGCGGTACCTAAGAAACAAGGACAACGCACGGAACATGACGGCGAACCTGAGCGCGAGCCTCGAAAACTACATCCGCGTGATCTACGAGATCATCGGCGAGCAGGAGGCCGTGCGCGCCAAGGAAATCGCGGCCCGGCTCGAGGTCAGCAGCGCCTCGGTAACCGGCGCGCTGCGCCAGTTGGCCAAGCGCGGCCTGATCAACTACGAACCTTATGGCATCATCACATTGACCCGTGAGGGCCAGCGCGCGGGCGAGGCCCTGTGCCGCGCGAACCGCGCGTTCCGCGATTTCCTTGTCTCCGTGCTGGCGGTGGAAGCGGAGCCCGCGGAGGAGGCCGCGTGCAGACTGGAGCACGCGATATCACGGGAAATCATGGAGCGGTTCGCCAAGTTCTTCGAGTTCATGAACGCCTGCCCGTACGCGGGCGTGACCTATGTAAAGGGCGTCGGTTTTCACTGCAAGGGTCACGACGAAGGGCAGCATTGCCTGCGGTGTGTACATCCGGCGTTTGAACCAACGGGCAAACGGCGTGTGACTGCGCGCACGCTCGCACACAAGGCTGGTTCTCGCCGGGTGGCTCTGAAGACGGCGGGGTAAACGCCGGGAAACAAAAACGCGACAAGAGCAGTGGTTCACGGCTGCCCACAATATTAGACACAGCTAACATTACTTGATATGGCTAAATCACCTGAGCATACGGACGTGCAGCACGCAGCGCGGGCGTTTTTCGCGAAAACAGAGGAACTCGACCGCCTGATTGAGCGTCACCGGGGCCTGCTGGACCGTCTCGGTGAAAACGCGGGAGAAGCGCCGTGCGCGGGGGCGGACTGTCCCTGCCGCCGCGTGCTGCGAACGACGCTGATGGAGTCGATCTCAATACTCGAAGACACCAGGAAGAGTTTCAAGTCCAGGCAACTGGCGGAATTGCGCCGTAAGCTGCTGCGTACGCTCGCCGAGCACGCGTAGCGCCGCGGCGGCGGAGCGCGTCCTACGGTCCGGACTTCGGGTCCGGAAAGTGAGGGCACGACCGGGTTGGAAGCGCGGGAGTTTCCAGCCGGGCCGTGCCCTTTTCTGTTTGCGGACAACCCGCGAGGAACACGCGGCAATATAGAGGAGAAGAGCAACAATGAAAAGTCTAGCTGGAGGAACGGGGTTCACCCTCATCGAACTGCTGGTGGTCATCGCTATCATCGGCATCCTGGCGGCCATCCTGCTGCCCGCGCTGGCGCGTGCGCGCGAGGCCGCGCGCCGCTCGAGTTGCCAGAACAACCTGAAGGAATTGGGGCTTGCGTTCAAGATGTACGCGGACGAAGACCCCGGCGAGCGGTTCCCGCGCCGGAAAGCGTTTTCGTGCGACGGCAGCTTGAGCGACGCCATGATCTTCGACGGCGTTTCGATGATCCCCGAATACCTTTCCGACGTGAACATCGTGTGGTGCCCGTCCTGGGCAGGCGCGGCCACCGCGCTTGGATGGTATGACGAGAAAAAGGGCAACGGCGACGGCCGGGTTCACCCCTGCGAACTGATCAAGGAACCCTACGACTATACCGGCTGGGCCATCCTCGACGACGTGAATATCGTCGGTTTCGGGCTGGACGGGACCGAAGGAACCGGCCCGAACGGACGCTTCGAGGAGCCGGAATATATAAACACGCCGTGGGGCGAACTCGCGCTCGAGAATGTGGCTACGAACGGCGCGCAGAGCGACGGAGACTTCACGGTCAGCGCCGCGTTCGCCGGCACGCAGGCCAACGGCGGCGACACCTTGTACCGCCTGCGCGAGGGTATCGAGCGGTTCCTTATCACAGACATCAATAACCCGGCTGCCACGGCCCAGGCGCAAAGTACGGTCCCGG
This genomic window contains:
- a CDS encoding metal-dependent transcriptional regulator; amino-acid sequence: MTANLSASLENYIRVIYEIIGEQEAVRAKEIAARLEVSSASVTGALRQLAKRGLINYEPYGIITLTREGQRAGEALCRANRAFRDFLVSVLAVEAEPAEEAACRLEHAISREIMERFAKFFEFMNACPYAGVTYVKGVGFHCKGHDEGQHCLRCVHPAFEPTGKRRVTARTLAHKAGSRRVALKTAG
- a CDS encoding DUF1559 domain-containing protein yields the protein MKSLAGGTGFTLIELLVVIAIIGILAAILLPALARAREAARRSSCQNNLKELGLAFKMYADEDPGERFPRRKAFSCDGSLSDAMIFDGVSMIPEYLSDVNIVWCPSWAGAATALGWYDEKKGNGDGRVHPCELIKEPYDYTGWAILDDVNIVGFGLDGTEGTGPNGRFEEPEYINTPWGELALENVATNGAQSDGDFTVSAAFAGTQANGGDTLYRLREGIERFLITDINNPAATAQAQSTVPVMWDHITTAVADFAHVPGGGNVLYLDGHVTFVKYPGEGFPMTPTSARIFGRYNRPFNGF